Proteins from a single region of Gammaproteobacteria bacterium:
- a CDS encoding TerB family tellurite resistance protein, whose amino-acid sequence MSAHPLLAYYLRVAYGCMACDGDIDPSEVSCLRSIAVQMGQPVAEVDATLASIREEFSKDPRGMVEQAWNRLQATGLQHGDALLLLDMLVQLVEADGEIRPNETQFVRDLVHALALDLAKLRQEHPEWRPYLAEVLRPGPDPSWAKALADDFGELPEITLEKPSK is encoded by the coding sequence ATGAGCGCCCACCCCTTGCTTGCCTACTACCTGCGAGTCGCCTACGGCTGCATGGCCTGCGACGGCGACATCGATCCGTCCGAGGTCTCCTGCCTGCGTTCCATCGCGGTTCAAATGGGCCAACCTGTCGCCGAAGTGGACGCGACGCTCGCATCTATCCGCGAGGAGTTCTCCAAAGACCCTCGTGGCATGGTGGAACAGGCGTGGAACCGACTCCAGGCCACAGGGCTGCAGCACGGCGACGCCCTCCTGCTTCTCGACATGCTGGTCCAGTTGGTCGAAGCCGACGGAGAGATTCGTCCCAACGAGACCCAGTTCGTCCGCGACTTGGTACACGCGCTCGCGCTCGACCTGGCGAAGCTCCGTCAGGAGCATCCTGAGTGGCGTCCCTATCTCGCCGAAGTACTTCGCCCCGGCCCCGATCCGAGCTGGGCAAAGGCCCTGGCCGATGACTTCGGCGAATTGCCCGAGATCACTTTGGAGAAGCCGTCCAAGTGA
- a CDS encoding site-specific integrase — MMARTKRDRRAYSAGEWGRNRVRVFPDPKTGFFQIEWRENGRRLTRSLKHRDWARAKRQADEAAAGLAGLGLNGRKDAEPEPLTLGALFEIYGEEVTPTKAKRTREHDRVATRMFLDFFGSQRRPETLSRRDWDRFIRERRAGRVGPSGKPVSNRMIECDLRFLIAVLNWAARSRDERGRLLLESNPLRGLKTPVEKNPLRVVLSDEEYRALLEVSREVDWRFHVALVVAHETGHRIGAIRKLRWSDIDVGGRTIRWRAEHEKTGYEHTTPLTDEAIAVIEEARERNSARGNAPVLPSTQDPSVFVTRWMLGYRWQQAERLAGLEFKRGRGWHSLRRKFASDLMDLPLKVLCQLGGWKNASTVLRCYQQADEGQLREALESRRRVQA, encoded by the coding sequence ATGATGGCACGCACGAAACGTGACCGGCGCGCATACAGCGCCGGCGAATGGGGCCGGAACCGGGTGAGGGTCTTCCCTGACCCGAAGACCGGCTTCTTCCAGATAGAGTGGCGAGAGAACGGGCGCAGGCTCACCCGGTCCCTCAAGCACCGTGACTGGGCGCGGGCCAAGCGCCAGGCCGACGAGGCCGCCGCTGGCCTTGCGGGGCTGGGGCTGAATGGTCGGAAGGACGCCGAGCCCGAGCCGCTCACGCTGGGAGCGCTTTTTGAAATCTACGGTGAGGAGGTGACGCCCACCAAGGCGAAGCGGACGCGGGAGCACGACAGGGTCGCCACGCGGATGTTCCTCGACTTCTTTGGATCGCAGCGAAGGCCTGAGACACTCTCCCGGCGCGACTGGGACCGCTTCATCCGCGAACGGCGAGCGGGCAGGGTCGGCCCGAGCGGGAAGCCCGTGTCGAACCGGATGATCGAATGCGACCTGAGGTTTCTGATCGCGGTCCTCAACTGGGCTGCCAGATCCCGGGACGAGCGGGGCCGCCTGCTTCTTGAGTCGAACCCGCTGAGGGGCCTGAAGACGCCCGTCGAGAAGAACCCGCTCCGGGTCGTGCTTTCCGACGAGGAGTACCGGGCGCTTCTGGAGGTGTCCCGCGAGGTGGACTGGCGGTTCCACGTCGCGCTCGTGGTCGCGCACGAGACCGGACACAGGATCGGCGCGATCCGCAAGCTGAGGTGGTCAGACATCGACGTCGGGGGCAGAACCATCCGGTGGCGTGCGGAGCACGAGAAGACCGGGTACGAGCACACCACGCCGCTGACCGACGAGGCGATCGCCGTCATCGAGGAGGCGCGGGAGCGGAACTCCGCCAGAGGCAACGCTCCGGTGCTGCCCTCAACGCAGGATCCCTCGGTGTTCGTCACGCGCTGGATGCTCGGCTACAGATGGCAGCAGGCCGAGAGGCTCGCCGGTCTGGAGTTCAAGCGGGGCAGAGGCTGGCACTCGCTGCGCCGCAAGTTCGCGTCCGACCTCATGGACCTCCCCCTCAAGGTCCTGTGCCAGCTTGGCGGCTGGAAGAACGCGAGCACGGTTCTGCGCTGCTATCAGCAGGCCGACGAGGGACAACTCAGGGAGGCTTTGGAAAGCCGCCGGAGGGTTCAGGCCTGA
- a CDS encoding MBL fold metallo-hydrolase codes for MVAPIRIRFIGCGDAFGSGGRLQTCLCVESDTDRFLVDCGASALVGLRKFGVDPNAIDTVLVTHMHGDHYAGIPWLALQRAAAGVKRPLGVLGPEGTAGRLPRLASHLFPSASPRPDRFNLVVREYASFRPTTLPLAWPSGLTVTGYPMTHVPATNPHALRIEVEGKVIVFSGDTAWDDNLIDAAAGADIFICEAWSLRPRAPVHLDIETLRAQRSDIDCERIILTHMGDDVLAALPIEGFEAAEDGMVVEV; via the coding sequence GTGGTAGCTCCCATTCGCATCCGCTTCATCGGCTGCGGCGACGCCTTCGGCAGCGGCGGACGGCTGCAGACCTGCCTCTGCGTCGAGTCCGACACCGATCGCTTTCTGGTCGACTGCGGCGCTTCGGCGCTGGTGGGGCTCAGAAAGTTCGGCGTGGATCCGAACGCCATCGACACCGTGCTCGTCACCCACATGCACGGCGACCACTACGCCGGCATCCCCTGGCTGGCGCTCCAGCGGGCGGCCGCCGGGGTGAAGCGACCCCTTGGAGTCCTCGGCCCCGAGGGCACCGCCGGACGCCTGCCACGGCTGGCCAGCCACCTCTTCCCGAGCGCGTCGCCTCGCCCGGACCGCTTCAACCTCGTAGTTCGCGAATACGCATCCTTCCGTCCCACGACCCTGCCACTCGCCTGGCCCAGCGGGCTGACCGTGACCGGCTATCCCATGACCCACGTCCCCGCGACCAACCCGCACGCACTCCGCATCGAGGTGGAGGGCAAAGTCATCGTCTTCTCGGGCGACACGGCGTGGGATGACAACCTCATCGATGCTGCCGCCGGGGCCGATATCTTCATTTGCGAGGCCTGGAGCCTGCGGCCGCGCGCCCCTGTCCACCTGGACATCGAGACGCTGCGGGCCCAGCGCTCGGACATCGACTGCGAACGCATCATCCTCACGCACATGGGCGACGACGTGCTCGCCGCGCTGCCCATCGAGGGCTTCGAGGCTGCGGAAGACGGGATGGTGGTCGAGGTTTGA
- a CDS encoding DUF222 domain-containing protein codes for MIASANSFCDARRRSFPGPAMVREPTGVRLDANPAPSGPEPSGDDDELRKLGERIAELAARINSAEARMMTLIAEFDRRGGWKDGGYSSCAEWLAWRTGTKIGTARERVRTARALERLPQTADALKHGTISYAKVRALTRVATPEREAELLEFARAGSAAKLERTVRMWKKLSRDAELTAEQARRRGRTFSVFVDGDGMYVVKGRLEPEVGAMLMRAVEAASDALFRRVQAGWDLVVTVELGSSVDRIPAV; via the coding sequence ATGATCGCATCGGCGAACTCCTTCTGCGACGCTCGCCGAAGGTCTTTTCCGGGGCCCGCGATGGTGCGGGAACCGACGGGTGTCCGGCTCGACGCCAACCCTGCGCCGTCCGGTCCCGAGCCCTCGGGAGACGACGACGAACTCCGCAAGCTGGGCGAGCGCATCGCCGAATTGGCGGCCCGCATCAACTCCGCCGAGGCGCGCATGATGACCCTCATCGCCGAGTTCGACCGGCGGGGCGGGTGGAAGGACGGCGGCTACTCCTCCTGCGCCGAATGGCTGGCCTGGAGGACCGGCACGAAGATCGGGACGGCCCGCGAACGGGTGCGGACCGCCCGCGCGCTCGAGCGCCTGCCTCAAACCGCGGACGCTCTGAAACACGGCACCATCTCGTACGCCAAGGTGCGGGCGCTCACCCGGGTTGCGACCCCCGAGCGCGAGGCGGAGCTGCTCGAGTTCGCGCGCGCGGGCTCGGCGGCGAAGCTGGAGCGGACGGTGCGCATGTGGAAGAAGTTGTCGCGCGATGCCGAGCTGACGGCCGAGCAGGCCCGGCGCCGCGGTCGCACCTTTTCGGTCTTCGTGGACGGCGACGGGATGTACGTGGTGAAGGGCCGGCTCGAGCCGGAGGTCGGGGCGATGCTGATGCGGGCGGTGGAGGCGGCGTCGGATGCGCTGTTCCGGCGGGTGCAGGCAGGTTGGGATCTTGTTGTAACAGTTGAACTTGGAAGTTCGGTCGACCGGATTCCCGCTGTTTGA
- a CDS encoding cbb3-type cytochrome c oxidase subunit I, which translates to MGYPPLMAHPLFYIGAALVVVGSWGWCWVMARTWMIWKRENPGVRTPLPVHGMLATIIVWVLATIGVAAEVLILLIPWSLGIVDTIDPLLARILFWWFGHPLVYFWLLPAYVIWYTITPRIAGGKLFSDPLARLAFVLFILLSTPVGFHHQLVDPGVSAGWKLFHTFNTQLILFPSFVTAFTVIASFEVAGRMKGARGLLNWLEELPWGDPAFSSVALAMLMFAVGGFGGAINAAYGMNAMVHNTAWIQGHFHLTVGTAVALTFMGTSYYLLPRLTGRELELSLLARIQPYLWFGGMLLFSIANHLTGLAGMPRRVYDASYGGSEIAQQWVAGTGISAVGGILLFISAACYVAVMLGTGLAGRRIDPEPIEFAEPLQGENGKAPILDRFGLWFIVAAILVAAAYAWPIAEHLSMERFGSPGFQPF; encoded by the coding sequence ATGGGCTATCCTCCGCTGATGGCCCATCCCCTGTTCTACATCGGGGCCGCGCTCGTGGTCGTGGGCTCGTGGGGCTGGTGCTGGGTGATGGCGCGCACCTGGATGATCTGGAAGAGGGAGAATCCGGGGGTGCGCACGCCGCTCCCCGTGCACGGCATGCTCGCGACGATCATCGTCTGGGTGCTGGCCACCATCGGCGTGGCGGCCGAAGTGCTGATCCTGCTGATTCCGTGGTCGCTGGGCATCGTCGACACCATCGACCCCCTGCTGGCGCGCATCCTCTTCTGGTGGTTCGGCCACCCGCTGGTCTACTTCTGGCTGCTGCCGGCCTACGTCATCTGGTACACCATCACGCCGAGGATCGCGGGCGGGAAGCTGTTCAGCGATCCGCTGGCCCGGCTGGCGTTCGTGCTGTTCATCCTGCTGTCCACGCCGGTGGGCTTCCACCATCAGCTCGTCGACCCCGGTGTGTCGGCCGGCTGGAAGCTCTTCCACACATTCAACACGCAGCTGATCCTCTTCCCCAGCTTCGTCACCGCCTTCACCGTCATCGCGTCGTTCGAGGTCGCGGGCCGCATGAAGGGCGCCAGGGGCCTGCTGAACTGGCTCGAGGAGCTGCCCTGGGGCGATCCGGCGTTTTCGAGCGTCGCGCTGGCCATGCTCATGTTCGCCGTCGGCGGATTCGGCGGGGCCATCAACGCGGCCTACGGCATGAACGCCATGGTGCACAACACCGCGTGGATCCAGGGGCACTTCCACCTGACGGTGGGGACCGCGGTCGCGCTGACGTTCATGGGGACATCGTACTACCTCCTGCCCCGGCTGACGGGCCGCGAGCTCGAGCTGTCGCTGCTGGCGCGCATCCAGCCCTATCTGTGGTTCGGCGGGATGCTGCTCTTCTCCATCGCCAACCATCTGACGGGGCTCGCCGGCATGCCGCGGCGCGTCTACGACGCCAGCTACGGAGGCAGCGAGATCGCGCAGCAGTGGGTTGCGGGCACGGGCATCTCGGCGGTGGGCGGCATCCTGCTGTTCATCAGCGCCGCCTGCTACGTAGCCGTGATGCTCGGCACGGGCTTGGCGGGAAGAAGAATCGACCCCGAGCCCATCGAGTTCGCCGAACCGCTCCAGGGCGAAAACGGCAAGGCCCCCATCCTCGACCGCTTCGGCCTGTGGTTCATCGTCGCCGCCATCCTCGTCGCCGCGGCCTACGCATGGCCCATCGCCGAGCACCTGTCGATGGAGCGCTTCGGCTCGCCGGGGTTCCAGCCGTTCTAG
- a CDS encoding MobC family plasmid mobilization relaxosome protein — protein sequence MARRRPVLVAVRLTPDESADWRAKAKAAGVPLSALIRRAMARTRTWTVPAAEVERERTRQVSRIGNNLNQIARWANTHKGAVEAVEVIGHLIAIKREVASLTLTERTDADAG from the coding sequence ATGGCTAGGCGCCGCCCGGTCCTCGTCGCCGTCCGCCTCACGCCGGACGAGTCCGCCGACTGGCGGGCCAAGGCGAAGGCCGCCGGCGTGCCGCTCTCGGCGCTGATACGCCGGGCGATGGCGCGCACGCGGACTTGGACGGTCCCCGCCGCCGAGGTCGAGCGCGAGCGCACGCGGCAGGTCTCCCGCATCGGGAACAACCTCAACCAGATCGCCCGCTGGGCGAACACCCATAAGGGGGCGGTCGAGGCCGTCGAGGTGATCGGCCACCTCATCGCCATCAAGCGGGAGGTCGCGTCGCTGACTCTCACGGAGCGCACGGACGCGGATGCTGGTTAG
- a CDS encoding AbrB family transcriptional regulator, with amino-acid sequence MREHLDLEPGQKLQAIGYKGRIELIPVEPIEASRGFLRGIDTSVPRESDRLWSSGSGAEPAPRID; translated from the coding sequence GTGCGCGAGCATCTCGATCTCGAACCGGGCCAGAAGCTTCAGGCCATCGGCTACAAGGGGCGGATCGAACTGATCCCCGTCGAGCCCATCGAAGCGTCGCGCGGGTTTCTGCGCGGGATCGACACGTCCGTGCCGCGCGAATCGGACCGGCTGTGGAGTTCAGGAAGCGGGGCGGAACCGGCTCCGCGGATTGACTAG
- a CDS encoding UvrD-helicase domain-containing protein — translation MNAPEASRADLDQRPAPVDEDQRQRVRAELRTSFLVEAGAGSGKTTLLVDRMVALVESGEAEVARIAAVTFTRKAAAELRERFQVALERRYREARPDPAEGERAARLRDAIDGIDRAFLGTIHAFCARLLRERPIEAGLDPEFQEAQEAETQLLQERFWTSFVERIISDSDPLVEELARVGLRVDQLRKAFDQMVENLDLEYPADPVAAPGPEEARGVRRVLEKLLDRALALIPDDEPERGWDATQQMVRSLRYTRRFRGWDDLAALFDAAEKMSSGKGFTLNRWPQPTPEGSAEVKRLRDELAVLGSEDGPIRKHLDRWLAHRYSMAIRLVRRAALEFAEERLRIGLLSFHDLLMLTAQLLREHPEVRRDLGERYRYVLIDEFQDTDPIQAELLFLLASEPEPQAGDAGRRPADWHTVVPRPGALFVVGDPKQSIYRFRRADIAVYNQVRTRFREFGAVLRLITNFRSRQTVADLVNDIFDDPARFPREETDRQACFAPMVPYPRAPNGPEGVFHYHVPKARRNADAARLEAAMLASWIRARLDSGERTAGDFLVLTRKKAHLDAYARALEERNVTIEVSGAQAGPEEELRELVLLLETLIDPGNPVNVVAVLTGLFFGLDHEQLAQHALAGGRFDFTSRSRDRDGDVSPRDEDISPRDASATEVVEAIATLHEWWKESRREPADIVIGRLVDRLGLMPFVASSTLGTLRAGIMAYALDSVRAEALRGNASLAGAVEALQAALEWEDAEAPFDPGHGDAVRVMNLHKAKGLQATVVVLANPAQTVSHTRRLHAHTRRGARGGAEAFAAVTAPAGPFSSWTLAQPLEWAALAQEEVRFLEAEEQRILYVACTRAREELVVARKHGKSCWGIFDGWLDRHAKVLQLAADVPQSRERMARSAEDLLAETEAAETGMAEGARPSYEFASITELAKGGEGEVGEAAVPDTAEARGEDAAAQPGRTDGPGTPDDPATPPAPDRTTLRGYAWGSAVHGTLAAAAQGVEGEALEFVARALLVEHERPLDERGAPAELDELMSLVGRVRASELWRRAERTDMRQPEVPFAVERPAENGGIPRLVEGVIDLAFREADGWVIVDYKTDVGDDPDFPRRRRAYRRQVDLYAECWERVTGEPVKEKALLFTTMEEEERW, via the coding sequence GTGAACGCGCCGGAAGCCTCCCGCGCGGACCTGGACCAGCGACCTGCGCCGGTCGACGAAGACCAGCGCCAGCGCGTTCGCGCCGAACTCCGCACCAGCTTCCTGGTCGAAGCCGGCGCCGGCTCCGGCAAGACCACGCTCCTCGTCGACCGGATGGTGGCGCTGGTCGAGAGCGGTGAAGCGGAAGTGGCCCGGATCGCGGCCGTCACCTTCACGCGCAAGGCGGCAGCGGAGCTGCGGGAACGATTCCAGGTGGCGCTTGAGCGTCGCTACCGCGAGGCCCGCCCCGATCCGGCCGAAGGCGAGCGGGCGGCCCGGCTCCGCGACGCAATCGACGGCATCGACCGCGCGTTTCTGGGCACCATCCACGCCTTCTGCGCGCGTCTGCTGCGCGAGCGCCCCATCGAAGCCGGCCTCGACCCGGAGTTCCAGGAAGCGCAGGAGGCCGAGACCCAGCTCCTGCAGGAACGCTTCTGGACGAGCTTCGTCGAGCGCATCATCTCCGACTCGGATCCCCTGGTCGAGGAACTGGCGCGTGTGGGGCTCCGGGTGGACCAGTTGCGCAAGGCCTTCGACCAGATGGTCGAGAACCTCGATCTCGAGTATCCCGCCGACCCTGTTGCCGCGCCGGGACCCGAGGAGGCGCGCGGAGTGCGCCGCGTGCTGGAGAAGCTGCTCGACCGGGCCCTCGCCCTGATTCCGGATGATGAGCCTGAACGCGGATGGGATGCGACCCAGCAGATGGTGCGCTCTCTCCGCTACACGCGCCGTTTCCGCGGATGGGACGACCTCGCGGCGCTCTTCGATGCCGCCGAGAAGATGTCCTCGGGAAAGGGCTTCACGCTCAACCGCTGGCCACAGCCGACCCCGGAAGGCTCGGCCGAGGTCAAGCGGCTGAGGGACGAACTCGCTGTCCTGGGAAGCGAAGACGGCCCGATCCGCAAGCATCTCGACCGCTGGCTGGCGCATCGCTATTCGATGGCGATCAGGCTGGTGCGGCGGGCGGCCCTCGAGTTCGCAGAGGAGCGTCTGCGCATCGGGCTGCTCAGCTTCCACGACCTCCTGATGCTGACGGCGCAGCTGCTTCGCGAGCATCCCGAGGTGCGCCGGGATCTGGGGGAACGCTACCGGTACGTCCTCATCGACGAGTTCCAGGACACCGATCCCATACAGGCGGAGCTGCTTTTCCTGCTCGCATCCGAGCCCGAGCCGCAGGCGGGGGATGCCGGACGCCGGCCGGCGGACTGGCACACCGTGGTTCCGCGCCCCGGCGCGCTCTTCGTCGTCGGGGATCCGAAGCAGAGCATCTATCGCTTCAGGCGCGCCGACATCGCCGTCTACAACCAGGTGCGCACGCGCTTCAGGGAGTTCGGCGCGGTCCTCCGGCTCATCACCAACTTCCGCTCGCGCCAGACCGTTGCCGACCTGGTCAACGACATCTTCGACGATCCCGCCCGCTTCCCCCGGGAGGAAACCGACCGCCAGGCGTGCTTCGCGCCCATGGTGCCCTACCCGAGAGCGCCCAACGGGCCGGAGGGGGTGTTCCACTACCACGTGCCCAAGGCACGGCGCAATGCGGACGCGGCACGGCTCGAAGCGGCGATGCTTGCGAGCTGGATCCGGGCGCGGCTCGACAGCGGCGAACGCACGGCGGGCGACTTCCTGGTGCTGACCCGGAAGAAGGCCCACCTGGACGCGTACGCCCGCGCGCTCGAGGAACGCAACGTGACCATCGAGGTCTCAGGGGCGCAAGCGGGACCGGAGGAGGAGTTGCGCGAGCTCGTCCTCCTGCTCGAGACCCTCATCGACCCGGGAAACCCCGTGAACGTCGTGGCGGTGCTCACCGGGCTCTTCTTCGGCCTCGACCACGAGCAGCTCGCGCAACATGCCCTGGCCGGAGGCAGATTCGACTTCACCTCCAGGTCCCGGGATCGGGATGGGGATGTTTCTCCCCGGGACGAGGACATTTCTCCTCGAGACGCGTCCGCGACGGAGGTGGTGGAGGCGATCGCGACGCTGCACGAATGGTGGAAGGAGAGCCGCCGGGAGCCCGCCGACATCGTCATCGGTCGCCTGGTGGACCGGCTGGGGCTGATGCCCTTCGTCGCGAGCAGCACCCTCGGCACGCTGCGGGCCGGGATCATGGCCTACGCGCTGGATTCGGTGCGGGCGGAGGCCCTGCGGGGCAACGCGTCGCTCGCCGGGGCCGTCGAGGCGCTGCAGGCGGCGCTGGAGTGGGAGGACGCGGAAGCGCCCTTCGATCCTGGCCACGGCGATGCCGTGCGGGTCATGAACCTGCACAAGGCCAAGGGCCTCCAGGCCACCGTCGTCGTGCTCGCCAACCCCGCGCAGACGGTCTCCCACACGCGCCGTCTGCATGCCCACACCCGCCGCGGCGCGAGAGGCGGGGCGGAAGCGTTCGCGGCCGTCACCGCGCCCGCGGGCCCCTTCAGTTCATGGACGCTCGCGCAGCCGCTCGAATGGGCCGCGCTCGCGCAGGAGGAGGTGCGGTTCCTGGAGGCCGAGGAACAGCGCATCCTTTACGTGGCGTGCACACGCGCGCGCGAAGAACTGGTCGTCGCGCGCAAGCACGGGAAGTCCTGCTGGGGCATCTTCGACGGATGGCTGGACCGGCACGCCAAGGTGCTGCAACTGGCGGCGGACGTGCCGCAGTCGCGGGAGCGCATGGCCCGAAGCGCCGAGGACCTGCTGGCCGAGACGGAGGCGGCCGAGACCGGAATGGCCGAGGGGGCCCGGCCGTCTTACGAGTTCGCGTCGATCACCGAGCTGGCGAAGGGCGGCGAAGGGGAAGTGGGCGAAGCCGCGGTGCCGGACACAGCCGAGGCTCGTGGCGAGGACGCCGCCGCGCAGCCGGGGCGGACGGATGGCCCGGGCACTCCGGACGACCCGGCAACTCCGCCCGCCCCGGATCGCACGACCCTCCGCGGCTACGCGTGGGGCAGCGCCGTGCACGGCACCCTGGCGGCCGCAGCCCAGGGAGTCGAAGGCGAGGCGCTCGAGTTCGTGGCACGGGCGCTTCTGGTGGAGCACGAGCGTCCGCTGGACGAACGCGGCGCGCCCGCCGAGTTGGATGAACTCATGTCGCTGGTGGGGCGCGTGCGCGCATCCGAACTCTGGCGCCGTGCCGAGCGCACCGACATGCGCCAGCCCGAAGTGCCCTTCGCGGTGGAGCGACCGGCGGAGAACGGCGGCATCCCCCGACTCGTGGAAGGCGTGATCGACCTGGCCTTCCGCGAGGCCGACGGCTGGGTGATCGTGGACTACAAGACCGACGTGGGCGACGATCCCGACTTCCCCCGCCGCCGCCGCGCCTATCGCCGCCAGGTGGACCTGTACGCGGAGTGCTGGGAGAGGGTCACAGGCGAACCGGTCAAGGAGAAGGCACTCCTGTTCACGACCATGGAGGAGGAGGAACGGTGGTAG